The Proteus vulgaris genome has a segment encoding these proteins:
- the rnd gene encoding ribonuclease D, producing the protein MNYQLITTDTALETACKAASQASQIALDTEFVRIRTYYPHLGLIQMYDGKQISLIDPLAITNWTPFVELLTHPNIMKYLHAGSEDLEVFSHQFGCVPTPMIDTQVVAAFLGYPISCGFATLVEKYENIALDKSESRTDWLARPLTEKQCQYASGDVFYLLPLAKKLIVEAQDAGYMDAITDECEMIAERRQEMVVPELAYRDISNAWQLKGQQLACLQMLAQWRLNQAKARDMALNFVVREEHLWSVARYLPSSLAELDALSLSGQEIRCHGRRLLDFVAKAKEMKDEDCPEPISNIIEQPNYKKAFKAIKTVIQEISEGERYNPELLASRRQINQLLSIHWKIKEGQPELISRWRKAVLEDKLSEILAQYP; encoded by the coding sequence TTGAATTATCAATTGATTACGACAGACACTGCATTAGAAACTGCCTGTAAAGCCGCATCACAGGCTTCACAAATTGCTTTAGATACAGAGTTTGTCCGGATACGCACCTACTACCCACATCTTGGTTTGATCCAGATGTATGATGGTAAACAGATCTCTCTTATTGATCCGCTAGCAATAACCAATTGGACTCCCTTCGTTGAATTATTAACCCACCCAAATATCATGAAATATCTTCATGCAGGCAGTGAAGATCTGGAAGTCTTTTCTCACCAGTTTGGTTGTGTCCCCACACCGATGATTGATACTCAAGTGGTTGCCGCATTTTTGGGCTATCCGATTTCTTGTGGCTTTGCAACATTAGTTGAGAAATATGAAAATATTGCTCTAGATAAAAGCGAATCGCGTACGGATTGGCTCGCGCGTCCTTTAACAGAAAAACAGTGTCAATATGCCAGTGGTGATGTCTTCTATTTACTCCCTCTTGCTAAAAAGCTCATTGTAGAAGCACAAGACGCTGGTTATATGGATGCGATTACTGATGAATGTGAAATGATAGCAGAGCGTCGTCAAGAAATGGTTGTACCTGAGCTTGCCTACCGTGATATTAGTAATGCATGGCAATTAAAAGGCCAACAGCTAGCCTGCTTACAAATGCTTGCTCAATGGCGCTTAAATCAAGCTAAAGCTCGCGATATGGCATTAAACTTCGTTGTGAGAGAAGAGCATTTATGGTCTGTTGCTCGTTATCTTCCTTCCTCATTAGCAGAATTAGATGCTTTGTCGCTATCTGGGCAAGAAATTCGTTGTCATGGTCGTCGATTATTAGATTTTGTCGCGAAAGCGAAAGAAATGAAAGATGAAGATTGCCCTGAACCTATAAGCAATATCATTGAACAACCCAATTATAAAAAAGCGTTTAAAGCCATTAAGACGGTTATTCAAGAAATTAGTGAGGGAGAGCGTTATAACCCGGAGTTATTGGCTTCAAGAAGACAAATTAACCAGTTATTGAGTATTCACTGGAAAATAAAAGAAGGACAACCTGAACTTATTTCACGCTGGCGAAAAGCTGTATTAGAAGATAAATTGTCTGAAATTCTAGCGCAATATCCTTAA
- the minE gene encoding cell division topological specificity factor MinE, with amino-acid sequence MALLDFFLSRKKSTANIAKERLQIIVAERRRGDSEPAYLPDMKRDLLGVICKYVQIDPEMLSVQFEQKGDDISVLELNVTLPESEEPTK; translated from the coding sequence ATGGCTTTACTAGATTTTTTCCTGTCGCGTAAAAAGTCGACAGCTAATATTGCCAAGGAACGTTTGCAAATTATCGTCGCTGAACGTCGCCGTGGTGATAGCGAGCCAGCTTATTTACCTGATATGAAAAGAGATTTATTAGGTGTTATCTGTAAATATGTGCAAATAGATCCAGAGATGCTTTCTGTTCAATTTGAACAAAAAGGTGATGATATCTCTGTATTAGAGCTAAATGTGACCTTACCTGAAAGCGAAGAACCGACAAAGTAA
- the fadD_2 gene encoding long-chain-fatty-acid--CoA ligase has product MEKVWLKRYPADVPAEIDPDRFASLAEMLENAVANYADQPAFINMGEVMTYRKLEERSRAFAAYLQNGLGLKKGDRVALMMPNLLQYPIALFGILRAGMVVVNVNPLYTPRELEHQLNDSGASAIVIVSNFAHTLEKIVFNTSIKHVILTRMGDQLSRPKATLVDFVVKYIKRLVPKYNLPDAISFRRAMHFGYRMQYIKPEITGGDLAFLQYTGGTTGIAKGAMLTHRNMLANLEQAKAAYVPALHVGKELVVTALPLYHVFALTVNCLLFIEVGGKNLLITNPRDVKGTIKELGRYPVTAITGVNTLFNAWLQNPEFRQLDFSKLNLSVGGGMPVQSSVAKEWEELTGKHLLEGYGLTECSPLVTGNPYNLKKYSGSIGLPVPSTDVKFMDDEGNEVDRTVGGEMWVRGPQVMKGYWNRPDATDEVLHDGWVATGDIATMDDQGFIRIIDRKKDMILVSGFNVYPNEVEEVVSAHPKVLESAAIGVPSKSSGETVKIFIVKKDLTLTEDEVKTHCRRYLTGYKVPKIIEFRDELPKSNVGKILRRELRNEEKQLKTSTES; this is encoded by the coding sequence TTGGAAAAAGTCTGGCTTAAACGTTATCCGGCAGATGTCCCGGCTGAAATTGACCCGGACCGTTTCGCATCCCTTGCTGAGATGCTTGAAAACGCTGTCGCAAATTACGCAGATCAACCCGCCTTTATCAATATGGGCGAGGTCATGACTTATCGCAAACTTGAAGAGCGTAGCCGTGCTTTTGCAGCATACCTGCAAAATGGCTTAGGATTGAAAAAAGGTGATCGTGTTGCCTTAATGATGCCTAATTTATTGCAATATCCTATCGCGCTTTTCGGTATTCTTCGTGCAGGCATGGTTGTTGTAAATGTAAACCCACTTTACACACCAAGAGAACTTGAACATCAGTTAAATGACAGTGGTGCTAGTGCCATTGTTATAGTCTCTAACTTTGCGCATACGTTAGAAAAAATCGTATTTAATACCAGTATTAAACACGTTATTTTAACGAGAATGGGCGATCAGCTATCACGCCCTAAAGCGACCCTTGTTGATTTTGTTGTTAAGTATATCAAACGATTAGTCCCTAAATATAATTTGCCTGATGCCATTTCATTTCGTAGAGCAATGCATTTTGGCTATCGAATGCAATATATCAAACCTGAAATTACAGGTGGCGATTTAGCTTTCTTACAATATACAGGTGGAACAACCGGTATTGCCAAAGGCGCCATGTTAACGCATCGCAATATGCTGGCAAATCTTGAACAAGCCAAAGCGGCTTATGTACCTGCATTACATGTAGGTAAAGAGCTGGTGGTAACGGCATTACCGCTGTATCACGTCTTTGCTTTAACCGTTAACTGTCTGCTATTTATTGAGGTTGGAGGGAAAAACTTACTGATCACCAATCCTCGAGACGTTAAAGGAACAATTAAAGAGTTAGGGCGTTACCCTGTCACGGCTATTACAGGGGTAAACACACTCTTCAATGCTTGGTTGCAAAATCCAGAGTTTCGACAACTCGATTTTTCTAAACTCAACCTCTCTGTTGGCGGAGGTATGCCAGTACAAAGCAGTGTCGCCAAAGAGTGGGAAGAATTAACAGGTAAACATTTATTAGAGGGATATGGCCTAACGGAATGTTCCCCTTTAGTAACGGGTAATCCTTATAACCTGAAAAAATACAGTGGTAGTATTGGATTGCCTGTACCTTCGACTGACGTTAAGTTTATGGATGATGAAGGAAACGAAGTTGATCGTACTGTAGGCGGCGAGATGTGGGTTCGTGGGCCTCAGGTCATGAAAGGATATTGGAACCGTCCTGATGCCACTGATGAAGTTTTACATGATGGTTGGGTTGCCACGGGTGATATCGCGACAATGGATGACCAAGGTTTTATTCGCATTATTGATCGCAAGAAAGATATGATCTTAGTTTCAGGGTTTAACGTTTATCCCAACGAAGTCGAAGAAGTGGTTAGTGCTCACCCTAAAGTATTGGAATCGGCAGCAATTGGTGTACCAAGTAAGAGCTCGGGTGAGACTGTGAAGATTTTTATCGTCAAAAAAGACCTTACATTGACGGAAGATGAGGTAAAAACACACTGTCGTCGCTACTTGACAGGTTATAAGGTGCCTAAAATTATTGAGTTTCGCGATGAGCTACCAAAATCAAATGTTGGTAAAATTTTACGCAGAGAGTTAAGAAATGAAGAAAAACAGTTGAAAACCTCAACGGAATCTTGA
- a CDS encoding Uncharacterized conserved protein: MTQAFWQTKTLDEMSDDEWESLCDGCGQCCLHKLMDDDTDEIYFTNVACNQLNIKTCQCSNYDDRFRYEPDCIKLTRYNLPTFEWLPMTCAYRLLAEGKTLQNWHPLIAGNKAKMHQSNISVRYIAVPETEVEDWEEHILNRPKGRG, encoded by the coding sequence ATGACACAGGCTTTTTGGCAGACTAAAACATTAGATGAAATGAGTGATGATGAGTGGGAATCACTTTGTGACGGGTGTGGACAATGTTGTTTACACAAGTTAATGGATGACGATACCGACGAAATATATTTTACCAATGTTGCTTGTAATCAACTTAATATTAAAACCTGCCAATGCAGTAATTATGACGATCGTTTCCGTTATGAGCCAGATTGTATCAAGCTTACACGGTATAATTTACCGACATTTGAATGGTTGCCGATGACGTGTGCATATCGTCTGTTAGCTGAAGGCAAAACGTTACAAAATTGGCATCCCCTTATTGCGGGTAATAAAGCAAAAATGCACCAAAGCAATATTTCTGTAAGGTATATTGCCGTACCAGAAACGGAAGTTGAAGATTGGGAAGAACACATTCTTAATCGCCCGAAAGGGCGTGGTTAA
- the mltB gene encoding lipoprotein produces MFKYSFIAVIVSGLMLSACTNGQQKLAERQIKVPDPTTFETQKTSRWKQVNVASLEQAFPKDARTVAQFPAYVDALKLKAAQLGYKQETIDFAFSEVHFIERVIKSDRNQPEKKITLDVYLPRIVTNGRINQGANLYQANQNTLEQISKKYGVPSNYIIALWGLESGFGKVQGKEDVVSALATLAFEGRREELFTRQLMAALEIIEEGHLPQGQRLKGSWAGAMGQTQFMPSSFLTYAADGNGDGKIDIWNTREDAFASAANYLATEGWKSGLPWGEQVTLSVDFNPQLEGIKAEQQKTVAQWKALGVQLPANSQLSDDMPVWLIIPDDNLHRSYLVTQNFRTIMHWNSSYFFALSIVTMADGVANKINSLPNAG; encoded by the coding sequence ATGTTCAAATATTCGTTCATCGCTGTGATTGTTTCCGGTTTAATGTTATCTGCGTGTACTAATGGCCAACAAAAATTGGCGGAAAGGCAAATTAAAGTACCAGATCCAACAACGTTTGAAACACAAAAAACGTCCCGATGGAAACAAGTGAATGTTGCATCATTAGAACAGGCCTTTCCTAAAGATGCGCGCACGGTTGCCCAATTTCCGGCTTATGTCGATGCATTAAAATTGAAGGCAGCTCAATTAGGTTATAAACAAGAAACAATAGATTTTGCTTTTTCAGAAGTACATTTTATTGAACGAGTGATTAAATCTGACCGAAATCAACCGGAAAAGAAAATTACACTCGATGTTTATCTACCTCGTATTGTTACTAATGGACGTATAAACCAAGGCGCTAATCTCTATCAAGCAAATCAAAACACCCTAGAACAAATAAGTAAGAAATATGGTGTGCCGTCAAATTATATTATTGCGTTATGGGGGCTTGAAAGTGGTTTTGGCAAAGTGCAAGGCAAAGAAGATGTTGTTTCAGCCCTTGCTACATTAGCGTTTGAGGGACGTCGAGAAGAGCTGTTTACACGCCAACTGATGGCCGCGCTTGAAATTATCGAGGAAGGACACTTACCTCAAGGCCAGCGCTTGAAAGGCTCTTGGGCGGGTGCAATGGGGCAAACTCAGTTTATGCCATCCTCTTTCCTCACTTATGCGGCAGATGGTAATGGTGATGGAAAAATTGATATCTGGAATACACGTGAAGATGCATTTGCTTCTGCTGCTAATTATTTAGCAACTGAAGGCTGGAAAAGTGGACTTCCTTGGGGGGAACAGGTTACTTTATCGGTAGATTTTAACCCACAACTTGAAGGCATTAAGGCCGAGCAACAAAAAACGGTTGCTCAATGGAAAGCATTAGGTGTTCAATTACCTGCTAATAGTCAATTAAGTGACGATATGCCGGTATGGTTAATAATTCCTGATGATAATTTGCATAGAAGTTATTTAGTGACACAAAACTTCCGCACAATTATGCATTGGAACAGTTCTTACTTCTTTGCCCTTAGCATTGTGACAATGGCTGATGGCGTTGCTAATAAAATAAACTCACTGCCTAACGCAGGTTAG
- the minC gene encoding septum formation inhibitor produces the protein MSNTPIELKGSNFTLSVLHLNDGTPKVIRQAISEKIAQAPQFLKNAPVVINVSALADEKIDFKKLRRIVEDAGLRVVGISGSSDAQQKEAIIAAQLPILNEGKIAKPTTQANNDKTNEAPAVVRQKTKIIHTPVRSGQRIYAQNSDLVVMSNVSAGAELIADGNVHVYGVLRGRVLAGASGDQESHIFCTHLSAELVSIAGQYWLSDQIPTDFVGKSVQLSLQENELTIENLI, from the coding sequence ATGTCAAACACGCCCATTGAGTTAAAAGGCAGTAATTTTACCCTTTCAGTACTCCATTTAAACGATGGAACACCGAAAGTTATTCGTCAGGCGATTTCAGAAAAAATTGCACAAGCGCCTCAATTTCTGAAAAACGCACCTGTAGTTATCAATGTCTCTGCTTTAGCAGATGAAAAGATTGATTTTAAAAAACTGAGGCGAATTGTAGAAGATGCTGGCTTACGCGTCGTGGGAATTAGCGGCAGTTCGGACGCTCAACAGAAAGAAGCGATAATTGCCGCACAGTTACCTATCTTAAATGAGGGTAAAATAGCGAAGCCAACAACTCAGGCAAATAACGATAAAACGAATGAAGCACCGGCAGTTGTGCGTCAAAAAACCAAAATCATCCATACTCCTGTACGTTCAGGGCAACGTATTTATGCTCAAAATAGCGATTTAGTCGTTATGAGTAATGTAAGTGCAGGCGCTGAATTAATTGCTGATGGTAATGTTCATGTTTACGGTGTTTTGCGTGGACGTGTCTTAGCAGGAGCATCGGGTGATCAAGAGAGTCATATTTTTTGTACACATCTGTCTGCTGAGCTTGTTTCCATTGCTGGTCAATATTGGCTAAGCGACCAAATTCCTACAGACTTTGTTGGTAAATCGGTACAACTGAGTTTGCAAGAGAATGAATTAACAATCGAGAACTTAATTTAG
- the ycgM gene encoding 2-keto-4-pentenoate hydratase/2-oxohepta-3-ene-1,7-dioic acid hydratase (catechol pathway) yields the protein MYQHRDWEGALLDFPVNKVICVGSNYANHIKEMGSVRSEEPVIFIKPETAMCDLRQPIAIPKDMGAVHHEIELAVLIGQPLKQANEDRVDRAIAGFGIGLDLTLRDLQGKLKKAGQPWEKSKAFDGSAPLSGFIPVNSFGDPQNANLILRVNDEIRQQGNSRDMLTPVLPLISYMSRFFTLRPGDVILTGTPEGVGPLESGDMLVLSVNEHQLTTRVI from the coding sequence ATGTATCAACATCGCGATTGGGAAGGTGCGTTACTTGATTTTCCTGTCAATAAAGTCATTTGTGTTGGCAGTAACTATGCAAATCACATTAAAGAGATGGGGTCAGTTCGTTCAGAAGAGCCAGTGATTTTTATTAAGCCAGAAACCGCTATGTGTGATCTTCGCCAACCTATTGCAATTCCTAAAGATATGGGTGCCGTTCATCACGAAATCGAATTAGCCGTACTTATCGGTCAACCACTGAAACAAGCTAATGAAGATAGAGTTGATCGTGCAATTGCTGGTTTTGGTATTGGTCTTGATCTTACGTTACGTGATTTACAAGGTAAATTGAAAAAAGCAGGGCAGCCATGGGAAAAAAGTAAGGCGTTTGATGGCTCCGCCCCATTATCAGGTTTTATTCCAGTCAATTCATTTGGTGACCCACAAAATGCCAATTTAATATTGCGTGTTAATGACGAGATTCGTCAGCAGGGTAACAGTCGTGATATGCTTACCCCTGTTTTACCCCTTATCAGCTATATGTCTCGCTTTTTCACCCTACGCCCTGGTGATGTAATTTTAACGGGAACTCCTGAAGGAGTTGGCCCTCTAGAATCGGGTGATATGTTGGTATTAAGTGTTAACGAGCATCAGCTGACAACGCGGGTTATTTAA
- the minD gene encoding cell division inhibitor MinD, with amino-acid sequence MARIIVVTSGKGGVGKTTSSAAISTGLAQKGHKTVVIDFDIGLRNLDLIMGCERRVVYDFVNVIQGDASLNQALIKDKRTENLFILPASQTRDKDALTRDGVEQVLDELDEMGFDFIICDSPAGIESGALMALYFADEAVITTNPEVSSVRDSDRILGILASKSRRAERGEDPIKEHLLLTRYNPGRVSRGDMLSMEDVLEILCIPLLGVIPEDQSVLRSSNQGEPVILDSESDAGKAYSDTVNRLLGEEHPFRFIEEEKKGFLKRLFGG; translated from the coding sequence ATGGCACGCATTATTGTTGTTACGTCAGGTAAAGGTGGGGTTGGTAAAACAACTTCCAGCGCGGCCATTTCTACCGGCCTCGCTCAAAAAGGTCATAAGACGGTTGTTATCGACTTTGATATTGGGTTACGTAATTTAGACCTTATCATGGGTTGTGAACGTAGAGTTGTTTATGATTTTGTTAACGTTATTCAGGGTGATGCCTCTTTAAATCAAGCATTGATTAAAGATAAGCGTACAGAAAACTTATTTATTCTCCCTGCTTCACAGACAAGAGATAAAGACGCGCTCACTCGTGATGGTGTAGAACAAGTATTAGATGAACTCGATGAAATGGGTTTTGATTTTATTATTTGTGATTCTCCCGCAGGTATCGAAAGTGGCGCATTAATGGCCCTTTATTTTGCAGATGAAGCGGTTATCACAACAAACCCTGAAGTTTCATCTGTACGTGACTCCGACCGTATTTTAGGTATTCTCGCCTCTAAATCACGTCGTGCAGAGCGCGGTGAAGACCCAATTAAAGAACATCTGTTATTAACACGTTATAATCCAGGCCGAGTGAGCCGTGGTGATATGTTAAGCATGGAAGATGTTCTTGAAATTCTATGCATTCCACTTTTGGGTGTTATTCCCGAAGACCAATCTGTTTTACGTTCATCTAACCAAGGTGAACCTGTTATTTTAGATAGCGAGTCTGATGCGGGTAAAGCCTATTCAGATACAGTAAATCGTTTGTTAGGTGAAGAACATCCATTCCGTTTTATTGAAGAAGAGAAAAAAGGCTTCCTGAAACGCCTTTTTGGGGGGTAA
- the ycgL gene encoding YcgL domain — protein MICAIYRSTKRDQTYLYIEKKDDFSRIPDELLQSFGEPQFAMLLNLADRQRLAHADIEKVKKALIDQGFYLQVPPPVESMLNAYLDELKKSEKTE, from the coding sequence ATGATTTGTGCAATTTACCGTAGTACCAAACGTGATCAAACTTATTTATACATCGAAAAAAAGGATGATTTCTCCCGAATTCCGGACGAATTATTACAAAGTTTTGGCGAACCTCAGTTTGCAATGTTGCTTAATCTCGCGGATAGACAGCGTTTAGCGCATGCTGACATTGAAAAAGTCAAAAAAGCGTTAATTGATCAGGGATTTTACTTACAAGTTCCGCCACCTGTCGAAAGTATGTTAAATGCTTATTTAGATGAATTAAAAAAATCAGAAAAAACTGAATAA